The DNA region TTAGAACTTCCTTGTGGAGACCCCTTGTCCTTAGGTATAGCCCTATCCAAAAACCTGTGTATCATCTCATAACTGGTGAATGTAATAACTGCAGATGGAGTTGTTCTCAATAGATTGGTTGCGCAACCGCGATAGAAGCCTCGAATGCCTTCCTTTTGAAACACCTTCTTAGTACAATCAATAACCCCTGCGTAGTGGACCCCGTTATTTTTGGCTATGCCTTGCTCTTGGAGCCTGGAACGTATTACCTGAAAATGTGACATTCTAATCGTCAACGAGATGAACATGTGGGACGATACAAAGTTTCTACCCAAAGGGACCCTGCAATTTTATTCCAGCCATACAATTGAGCAAGATGGTCATTTATACCTCATGTGGATAAGTCAATAAAGAGGCAGTTATTTTTGAAATTGATGACGCGATTGCAACATTTCCAGGACTTAGCTTGTCAACAGTTGTGTTATctgaaatatttgaaaatttcaTTTGATGAGCAAGACATGAAAAGGCATAAAAATTCACTTATTTCAAGGACTAATggatatataaataatttactGCTAGCATGTGTACCTTTTTCTGCCATGTATAATTTGATCTTTTCATATGCTGGGAATTGAATTGCAACATGACTTACGCCAGCCAATGAAGGTAAAATGCCACTGCTTAACAAGAACAGAATACCATCACAACTAAATACACAAGAAAGACAGGTTATTATCATGCTTTGAGTTcactttattatatttttccttGAATAACTGGTATGAATTGTGAAGTAGTTATTGTGTGAAGGCTGTTTGTTTCTGTCTGTATTTAACTTGCCATCAGGGAATCAACATGGGTGAGGACCAATCGAATATGATGTATGATTTGATCCACCAAATCCAATCGATAACTTGAAATAGAAAATGAATCTCATTATTCCAATTGTAACATTTATTACATAGATTTTGCATGcgaaaaattagaaaattaaaaCAAGAAAACAAATATGAACAAGGTTCTGGTTGGAAAAAATAACAGATACGCTAGCTGAAAATTAATGTTTAACTAAAAGTTGTTAGCCTTCCTCATATTAGCTTGTAACAACCCTTGGCATTTTCATAACATATTATTAGCACATCACCAAACTTATAATTAGAACTAAGGAACTGACCTATATAGTCCTCGCACGCCTTCCTCATGTGCAATCCTTGTCAAAGCAGAAAGAACGCTCTTGTAAGGAACAACATCAGACCTCATTCCTTGTGTCTAATGTGTATCAGGGGAAAGATAAATAAGTGTCCAATATAACAAAAACAAGAGCATCGGTAATTCGGTATCaagaaataaatgaaataaaaaatttatttgttAATAAGAGAAATAGAAAGAGGTACAACCAAATGACATATACAAATGCATTAAACTTAAGTTCATTGGAGAAAGGAGCTCTAAGTTAAAACGTATTACGTAAGAAACTTTTCAATCTAACTAATCACTCGGATAGCAAATACATCAGTGATAGCTACGAAATTTAAAATTACATTGAAACAAATAAGGTGACAGATTCATAAGTACGAATTAAATATTGAGAAAGATCTATAGTAAAAAGgatagagaaaaagaaaaataaaagagaagatACTACACTCCTAATTTTAAatacattttaataaaattacaGAGGAGAGAAGCACCAACTTACTTGGAGTCTTGTCTTAACAACCCACAATGGATTTGTAGAAATTGCTGTTGCCACCCCAGCACCAGCAGCAGCTATAATATTTCCAATAGTTGTGAGTTCGTTACAACCATCTGCAACAGTATTACCAATAAAGATTGTCATAAAAGAAAATAGTCAATCCAGCAAATTTCAATTCATGATTTGAAGAAACGACAAAACAATTTGAGGATCTAGCATTATAATTTTGATGACTCAAGTAAAGACCAGTTTATGTGAAAAGTACTCagtatttatataatatttaccACGTGAACGAAGCCGGCCCTTTAGTTGATCATAAACTGTGAAGTAAACCTATA from Lotus japonicus ecotype B-129 chromosome 2, LjGifu_v1.2 includes:
- the LOC130739525 gene encoding nicotinamide adenine dinucleotide transporter 1, chloroplastic-like, which gives rise to MTGNDQASGSSHNIRGLIANAGAGAAAGAIAATFVCPLDVIKTRLQVHGLPPSQKGSIIVSSLQNIVRAEGFRGMYRGLSPTILALLPNWAVYFTVYDQLKGRLRSRDGCNELTTIGNIIAAAGAGVATAISTNPLWVVKTRLQTQGMRSDVVPYKSVLSALTRIAHEEGVRGLYSGILPSLAGVSHVAIQFPAYEKIKLYMAEKDNTTVDKLSPGNVAIASSISKITASLLTYPHEVIRSRLQEQGIAKNNGVHYAGVIDCTKKVFQKEGIRGFYRGCATNLLRTTPSAVITFTSYEMIHRFLDRAIPKDKGSPQGSSKSSELNKPRQEAGDTNIKNGTDRGHSPSLRLT